TACCCACTTGGAAAAACTCAATAATTGTAAAGAAAACAAGTTAGAACTATGTAAAGAAGGCTAAGAGATGTATATACGCTACCTTGGAGTACCCATTGGGCATATCTTGCACTACACAGCCAGAAGGAAGCCTCCTGCAGTTCACAAATGTTGGTGCAACCGATGTTTCTCGAATTGTATCGATGGATACATCAACCACAGCCCACACGCCCTCGGCGTGCTGCTTGCAGAAGCGGAGGAAGTTTACCTCGCGAACAGGAACCAAAGGTGAAAGGACTTGGAGTTCAGCATGCAtctgagagaaaaaaaattaattttaaatttgcttCAAAGACAGTTGTTTGAAAACCCTAAAGGAAACATTGAAAGGACTACTCGCATGGTTGTTGAAGAAACATTTACCAGCTGAAGTGCACCATTTCTGGTCCCCCCCATGCCACTTGATATCACATCAGTAGTAGAGGTTCTGGCAATCATACATGGAAACATCTCTGCCCATCGATTCTATTCAGAAGAAagcaaattaaaattaatcaaaaaaaaGTACACAAACACAAGATTGCAATTCCCAATAGGCAATTTTGCAAACACAAATTAGTTCCCAAAGAAACCCAGAACCCCACAAGCACTTCTCTCAAAAACTACTTCAAGGATCCTAATTTCTAGTGAAACTTACTGTAGTGTATACTTccgagagaaagagagagggagggagagggagagagagagagatcttgAATTACTCACCGAGTCCATTAATGTCTCAACAAGAGCCAAGCTGTTGATGATTACCATACCAGTCTCCCTTGTACACTCGGTGACAAAGCCACTGGGCTTCATGCCAATGCAAGGGGTAAATGTTCTCATGTATTCCTCAAGGTTCAATATTTCCCGTCCCCCTTCCAAGCTCCTGACCCATAAAGGCTCATCAGTCTGAGCCATCTTAACCAATTCATCCATAGCAGCTAAAGCAAGCTCTAGAAACATAGATCTCTCCAAAGACCGCTCCAAGCCTGTTACACCAGTCGTTGATGTTGGAGGCGCCACAGGCAACGTGCTTGAAATCCCACCTCCAAAATCGTGTCCCAAAGGCAATGTTGTTGCTACAGTGCTCAAACCACCAAAACCATTGCTTCCAACTCCAAGTTCCAAACTAGAGCTGGGCATTGCTGGGGCCATAGAAGAAGCCAATGATGAAATGGGACGGCCCAAGAACTTGCCTGCAAGCGCACAAACCCGATCTAATTCATCCTTTAAGCGGGCATTCTCAATCCGAAGATGCTGCTCCTCTAGAGATATGTCACCAATAATTGCCGGACCACCACAGTTGGTGCAAATTGGGTTCCTCATAGCATCCCTTATCGACATGTTTTCAGCCCGAAGTTTATCATTTTCTTGTCTAAGAATTGAGTTCTCATGTCGTTCCAATTGGGTCTGGTGCAAACAACAAAATTTCATGGTTATTTCATTAGCTAAATCAAACACAAAACATATAAACGTCCTCAAAAATAGGATTAACTACCTTCATCTGGGTACGGCGATTTTGGAACCAGAACTTCACTTGCCTGGTCTCCAAGCTAAGCCTTCTGCTGAGTTCCAACCTTTGCTTTTCATCAGGATGAGGACACTCCTTGAACAGACTAAAACAAAAGCAACCAGAAAACATTCGGTCATAACACACGAACCTGGCGAAGAAATAGGCTAAAACTTTTATGGAACATCAGATCATACGCTTCAAGTTCTTGGATTTGCTGAGGCGTGTGTCGGTGGTATCTCTTCTTCCTTGGTGGGTTGTCGGCAGCATCCTGATCGTCCCCAGAAGCACCGTCCATGTTATCACTTCCAGATCTGCTCTCATGCTCATCTTCTCTGCTTCTTCTGCCACCACCGGACTCAAAATTTTCTGCCAGTCGAGTCACCTCACCTTGACCCTCCATACTAGTTTGCTGCTCAAAAAccaccaaaaagaaagaagaaaaaaaatgagaacccAGATCAGTTGAAACAAAAATCGGCaagaaagtaaagaaaaagagagaagtaGTGAGGGAAAGAAGCGTACGAGAGCAAGAGAGAGTCCAGGCGAGCTGAACATGGACTTGGCAAGAGATGGAGAGACAAGGCGTGGCTGAGCGATTGCACCAGTGGCCATGTTGTTGCTGTAAGGTATATCAGCCACGATTCTTGCACCACCGCCACCAGAACTATTGTCAAGAAAACCCCCAAAACTCATCAAAAAAACcccctttttttcttccctctcAAAACACCCTTCCCCTCCCCACCACCTCTCTCCGATATCCCCTCTTCTTCTCTACAAATTCACACCCACTTGTCAACCAAACACACACCACAATCACATTCACTCATTTCCATTCAACGCACAAATTCCACAACCCAACTGCTTCAGAAAACAAACTGTGTCTCTCAAAACAACCCTGAAATCAGCGCTTAAACGCAGAAGAAAAAATCTgcgaaacaaaaaaaaaaaaaaagagaggataGAGGAGACAAAAGGCCAAACCCAATTGTCTCCAACTCCCTCTCCCTGGTTTTctttgagagaaagaaagagaaagaaggcTAGCAATAACCCTTCCCTCCTGCTTAGCTCTTCGTTCTCTATCCTTCTCTCCCTCTCTACCACACTATCTCTGCGAAAATGGGAAAACCCCTAGCACTCGTACTTGGTCTGCTGTCTCGAGCTTTGCATGCTTGACTATAAGGCACTGAAAATAcacataagaaagaaaaaaaaagctgaAACCAAAAGGGCTTAAAGAGATTTGCACACAACACAGAAGataggaaaaaaaggaagagaaaaaggtGAAGATAAAACGCAATTATGTGGACTCTTCGAAGCCTTACAAATACGCAACACACCAAATGCCCAGAAAAAGGGTCGgttgactctctctctctcccccaaaAGTTATACAGTGAAATGAGCAACTTTTTAACCCTCTTTCACAAAACTGTAAAAGAGAAACAGACAGAGCTTCAGATCCGTGGATCTCACTCACTCGCTTTCTCTCTCTACGACTCTGCATATACATACACGTTTTGGGATCTGTAACAACACAcagattatataaatatattcatatattattatataaaatctaGGGTTTGTGGCTGACTCGAAACGACCCCAGAGGCACTGTTTGGTCAATGCTTTCCCCCCatcctctctctcttctctattctctctctctagaaaagTCCGCAACTAAGCAAAAAAGCTTACCGCCGACCGGAAAAAATGACGAGGGTGGCCGCAGCTCACCCTTTCCGGTGAGTGTCGCTGGAGGCAATGAGGCGTCCTGCAATTCCTGCAATTTTCATTTGATGTAGAAATGACGGTTTCAGTTTGGTGCTCGAGGCttgaaatttcatatatatactgtaataaataaatatatttgattattttcagaattttccttttttaaaaatatttattttttatcggCGCGAATCGGCGTAGGAGATTTGAACTGGCTAGTAAATTCAGTAATACTCTGATTTAAGGAATGGTAAAATGACCGTTTTGCCCACGGTGATATGAAGGGCCGCGCCGTCCGTGACAGTTTACCTTCTAGTAAATTTGGCTAAAACTtcaaatggaaattaaaaatatatatatatgaaaaatagaaatattagaagATAGAGAttaccaaatatatattttgaaaataataggGCCGTTTGGTTCCTGTTTTTGGGAAGGggatgtgttttttttttttgttttttttttttttttttatgtttttaaaaaccatttttttagaataataaaaaatgtttttattattttttcactatttataaaataaattgtttttcttattttctttttctttttacttttcatactgttttttgtgtttccaataaaaattattaaaaaatatcaaattattatttatatatttataaacaatgaaaattatttatatatttattaattaaaaaaataattttcaaacatattttttgttttacttattctaacaagtttttttattaactccataaaacatgttttttttgtttttaaaaacaaaaactgtttttcagaattcaatttttaaacacaaatttttttttttttaaacataaaaaactgttttccataacggttttaaaaaaatagcaatCAAACATacctataaatttattattattttttgaaggagaataaatactaaaaatactGTTAATCTTTCTTTATAATTCTTCTTCCAAGTTTTGTTAGAccacaaataaataaaggataattatatatcataatcaatttgcttttaatatttttcaaaactataattataaaacttagtaataaaaaaaaaatgaaatatcaaaGTTTCTTCAATCATGTGTtacatgttaattaaattttgtttacgTGCACTCATGTCTTTAATCAAAACATTATCCTtcaatgaatggaaattaagcCCAAAATATTGACTCCAAGCTTCATGTTGATAAATAGAAGGAAAAGTCCATCTTATCATAAATGATCGATTATGTTCGAAATCGAATCATATTGATAAATAGTTGTTATATGGAACTTACATAATTATTTACGTGCACTGTGGCACGCACCCATAAAATGTTACCAACATTTTGGATGATTGTATTGTGACACAAATTTCTCACTAATATCTACTTCATTGTAGTTCGTTGAGTGTAGtgtaatgaaataaatttttgcaattttgattattttttgtgcTAATTAATCACCTCATTATGATACTCTTTATCTCGAAAAATTAATCGTCTCTTAAACATTCCgatatattaatatcaatttttttaagatactaaattattattattattattattattatgatgtcATTATGATGCCAAACCAGATGAAGGGcaattactaaattttattgGTAAAATCATGGTGAATATTGAAGGGATAACACAATGTGAAAACAATGGTGTGCTAAGTAGATAAATAGGGggggaaattattaaaaaataaaggaagtgACATAAAAGCAATTtaattgacaaaaaaatttgttaggAACATTGATGAGAGTCAATTACAATCTTGAGAATTGGTTGGTAAGAACTCAATACATGAACAAGAAATAACATGCAACTCATAGCACCCATCACTATTTAAATTAAAGTCACATTCAATGAAATCACTTTTTCAACTTTTCACTTTTCTAGTTAGTCATgtcttataaaatttaaattattcatttattttatcttgtgacacaattcatttaaaagaatttatgattaagagaaaaaaggaaaaaaaaaaaagtcccatAATAccataaaattaatgaatgtaTGTTGTTACAAACCTTGGATAAAATCAAGTTATCTTGTCAAAAAATGGGATATATTTTTAGAGTTTTGATATTAATTATTGGATTGAACTTACAAGCCTGAAAATccgacttaaaaaaaaataagagaaaagtaAAAATGATGTTTCGAGAGAAAAATTATGGATTGAGGATTTTGTTTTACTCGTAAAATTAAAACATCAATcaggtttaaatttaaatgaaaaatcttGTAAGGTTTTATTTGAAAGTCTAGGTGATTGTAGATGATGAACAATGTATAAAGtcaaacaaattaataaagatGAAAAGTAAAGTATTTGTTAAACGACAGCATCTcgaacaataaaaatacaaatgttTATGATCATAAGAGAAGGAAAATGGTAGTAAATAAGaatttctattaatatattttattccaaTCTACAATGTTGAAAATATCTTCCCTTAAAACTGCCAAAAAGGATACAACATGCCACTCCAAAGCTTTATTCATTCATAATGGGACAGCCTCCAATGAACAACAAAAAAAGACATGAAATATTTGACATGATTTTCCCACCATTCACAACTACCACTCCAAATTGTTTCCTTTAAATAATtgacaaaattgttttaaattgagaatatttttatccCATATTTGTTAAAAAGTTGCTTTAATTACATTATTCAAAAACCTAggatatttataataaaatttattgtcaCCTTCATAAAGTGATTTATTACactataaaataacaataataataataataataataataataataataataattttactttatttaataTTCCCAAATTGTTTTGCTTTATAAATTTGTAAGACAACCCATGTGAAGGAGTAAAAGCACATAAAGCTTACTATATACGATATCAAACATTGAAGTAGGAgttatttttaggtaattataaTGCAAATGGCTTCATATATTGGTTGCCCAATAAATGTGAGGACAACCCAAATTACAATTTCCCTTttggtatttttaattattaaaataaataaataaatccaatctatttttatttattatgtaagtgatttggtgaaaatttattGTCGTAGTTAAGagatattcaattaaaaaatgatattttttttgccCTCATAATAGAATAATGCCCCCAACAACTTGGTGTATGATCTTTTGCCactttatttgatattttatttaatgaaaatattatgtgggaaatttcagattttttttattattttttttcctaaccaAGACTAATTACAAGGAGGAACCAgctaaaatagtaaaaaatatatctataaaatttgTACTTATAATTCAATCAatctatgttttttaaaatagttctaaaaaataatttttgagaacaacttttgaaaattattttataatattttgtaaaataaaagtctgtttaaaaacataaaaggttttaaacctatttttaatgtttttaaatattaatttttatatacacgactttatttttaatcattttgtatAATTACCTTTCAAAGCAATCTttaaaaaacaagggaaaaaaataaaaaataattaaaagatgttctaaaaacatcatattttatcttcataagaaaaaaaaaaaaaattttgattctcaaacatgttttcctaattttttattttggataacaaaaaacagttattaaaaatagttctcaaacatacttaaagactttgtttgacaacgatttaaaaaaatacttttagcctaaaaaatgtgttttttttaaattaactgtttaataaaatttaggaaacatttttaaaaatctgaaaaataattataatattgcaaaattaTAGAGAAACCCTggataggtgattttcttaaaaacaatttcaggaaaaacacttttattaaaaacatttcgtGCAAAAACATCGTCAAATGCAttctaccttaattttattttttaaaaatactttttaagctaaaaatactttataaaattacaatcaaAATGGAGTCTAAATTTGTAACTTGGTCTGGTGCAAAgttaaatcaattaaatgatattttgcATGATAAACatgttgaattttcttttagttgGATTATCATAAAGATGTTTTA
The sequence above is drawn from the Vitis riparia cultivar Riparia Gloire de Montpellier isolate 1030 chromosome 15, EGFV_Vit.rip_1.0, whole genome shotgun sequence genome and encodes:
- the LOC117932149 gene encoding homeobox-leucine zipper protein ANTHOCYANINLESS 2-like isoform X1, with translation MSFGGFLDNSSGGGGARIVADIPYSNNMATGAIAQPRLVSPSLAKSMFSSPGLSLALQTSMEGQGEVTRLAENFESGGGRRSREDEHESRSGSDNMDGASGDDQDAADNPPRKKRYHRHTPQQIQELEALFKECPHPDEKQRLELSRRLSLETRQVKFWFQNRRTQMKTQLERHENSILRQENDKLRAENMSIRDAMRNPICTNCGGPAIIGDISLEEQHLRIENARLKDELDRVCALAGKFLGRPISSLASSMAPAMPSSSLELGVGSNGFGGLSTVATTLPLGHDFGGGISSTLPVAPPTSTTGVTGLERSLERSMFLELALAAMDELVKMAQTDEPLWVRSLEGGREILNLEEYMRTFTPCIGMKPSGFVTECTRETGMVIINSLALVETLMDSNRWAEMFPCMIARTSTTDVISSGMGGTRNGALQLMHAELQVLSPLVPVREVNFLRFCKQHAEGVWAVVDVSIDTIRETSVAPTFVNCRRLPSGCVVQDMPNGYSKVTWVEHAEYDESAVHQLYRPLLGSGMGFGAQRWVATLQRQCECLAILMSSTVPTRDHTAAITAGGRRSMLKLAQRMTDNFCAGVCASTVHKWNKLCAGNVDEDVRVMTRKSVDDPGEPPGIVLSAATSVWLPVSPQRLFDFLRDERLRSEWDILSNGGPMQEMAHIAKGQDHGNCVSLLRASAMNANQSSMLILQETCIDAAGSLVVYAPVDIPAMHVVMNGGDSAYVALLPSGFAIVPDGPGSRGPNPGAHTNSGGPNRVSGSLLTVAFQILVNSLPTAKLTVESVETVNNLISCTVQKIKAALHCES
- the LOC117932149 gene encoding homeobox-leucine zipper protein ANTHOCYANINLESS 2-like isoform X2, whose translation is MSFGGFLDNSSGGGGARIVADIPYSNNMATGAIAQPRLVSPSLAKSMFSSPGLSLALQTSMEGQGEVTRLAENFESGGGRRSREDEHESRSGSDNMDGASGDDQDAADNPPRKKRYHRHTPQQIQELEALFKECPHPDEKQRLELSRRLSLETRQVKFWFQNRRTQMKTQLERHENSILRQENDKLRAENMSIRDAMRNPICTNCGGPAIIGDISLEEQHLRIENARLKDELDRVCALAGKFLGRPISSLASSMAPAMPSSSLELGVGSNGFGGLSTVATTLPLGHDFGGGISSTLPVAPPTSTTGVTGLERSLERSMFLELALAAMDELVKMAQTDEPLWVRSLEGGREILNLEEYMRTFTPCIGMKPSGFVTECTRETGMVIINSLALVETLMDSNRWAEMFPCMIARTSTTDVISSGMGGTRNGALQLMHAELQVLSPLVPVREVNFLRFCKQHAEGVWAVVDVSIDTIRETSVAPTFVNCRRLPSGCVVQDMPNGYSKVTWVEHAEYDESAVHQLYRPLLGSGMGFGAQRWVATLQRQCECLAILMSSTVPTRDHTAITAGGRRSMLKLAQRMTDNFCAGVCASTVHKWNKLCAGNVDEDVRVMTRKSVDDPGEPPGIVLSAATSVWLPVSPQRLFDFLRDERLRSEWDILSNGGPMQEMAHIAKGQDHGNCVSLLRASAMNANQSSMLILQETCIDAAGSLVVYAPVDIPAMHVVMNGGDSAYVALLPSGFAIVPDGPGSRGPNPGAHTNSGGPNRVSGSLLTVAFQILVNSLPTAKLTVESVETVNNLISCTVQKIKAALHCES